The genomic region CCGTCTTAGAATATCCGAACAAAATATTATCTTTGACTATAGATAATACTTGCTCCCAAATTTCATACCTTCCATTTAATAACCTGATCAGTAAATCATTATTAATCAATAGATAAACAGAAAACAAACAACACACTATAAAAAACAATATAACTATCCACTTATTTTTAAACGTTATAGCTGTAAAAACAAAACAAAATACCAAAAACGCAATAACAGCACTACGTGCACTAACTAAAAATAGCATTATAATCGACAATATAATATTAATTATAGCTATCTTCTTAAACAGAATATCTTTGTAATAATTCAAAAAAATAAATGAAAATACAATTCCTATAAAACAAATTATCCCCAAAATATTTTCATTATCATAAATACCTGTAAAAGAACCATCAAAATGGAATCCATAAACCTTATTTAAAACAAACCTAACCCTAAATATGTAAAAAATTATACTAAATATGTGAGATATAAAACAAATACCCAATATAACTGAAGAAAGTATTTTTAATTTTATATCCTTATTTTTGATAAGTACATTAAAAAATATAAAAAATTGAAACATTCCTAATAAAATAAACTTTATTTCATTAACATATTCACTCATACTATATGAATTTAAATACATCGTAACGACTGTAGATAATAAGAACAAAATAAAAATACAATTATAAAAACTAAATTCAAACTTGTTTTTATATATATCATAAACAAACATCAAAATAAATACCGCATAAAATAAATAATTTAACCCACTTATAAGA from Candidatus Arthromitus sp. SFB-mouse-Japan harbors:
- a CDS encoding O-antigen ligase family protein, which gives rise to MFKWLESKILQPVGNRLKLDFDMIKFYITLAYLIFNFSYISIIGELSYLISGLNYLFYAVFILMFVYDIYKNKFEFSFYNCIFILFLLSTVVTMYLNSYSMSEYVNEIKFILLGMFQFFIFFNVLIKNKDIKLKILSSVILGICFISHIFSIIFYIFRVRFVLNKVYGFHFDGSFTGIYDNENILGIICFIGIVFSFIFLNYYKDILFKKIAIINIILSIIMLFLVSARSAVIAFLVFCFVFTAITFKNKWIVILFFIVCCLFSVYLLINNDLLIRLLNGRYEIWEQVLSIVKDNILFGYSKTDSINILANSTIRFLSGVREGGTHNTFLDILLSYGIIALILFVSFISVYLVKVYTILKKNIDKFNYIVLYSAVLSFLFIGMFESVLLYTPSLIGIAFWLIMGYVKDES